In the genome of Phycisphaerae bacterium, one region contains:
- a CDS encoding Glu/Leu/Phe/Val dehydrogenase — MSEMNPFKIAQQQLDEAAKKLGLDSATHEFLRWPMREYHFTLPVKMDTGQTRIFHGFRVQYNNARGPTKGGIRWHPDETIDTVRALAAWMTWKCAVVNIPLGGGKGGIICNPKEMSEGEKERLARAYIRSVGRELGVHRDVPAPDVYTTPQIMAWMMDEYETIVGHSHPGVITGKPIPLGGSEGRGDATARGGVYCVREAAKKLKIDPSKSSYAIQGFGNAGQYAATLHKEILKGGTLVAVSDSRGGVINKKGIDASAIVKYKLETGKVDGFPGTTPISNQELLELDVDILYPAALEGVITGANAGNIKAKLICELANGPTTPDADAILHGKGVLILPDFMANGGGVTVSYFEQVQNTSNYYWSLDAVHCQLDRHMTDAFESVYSTREKAKVHMRLAAYMVAVTRVAEACKLRGWV, encoded by the coding sequence ATGTCGGAGATGAACCCCTTCAAGATCGCACAACAGCAGTTGGACGAGGCGGCCAAGAAACTCGGCCTGGATTCGGCGACGCATGAATTTCTTCGCTGGCCCATGCGGGAATACCACTTCACGCTGCCGGTAAAAATGGACACCGGCCAGACGCGGATCTTTCACGGCTTTCGCGTGCAATACAACAACGCCCGCGGACCGACCAAGGGCGGCATCCGCTGGCACCCCGATGAGACGATCGACACGGTCCGCGCCCTCGCGGCATGGATGACCTGGAAGTGCGCGGTCGTGAACATCCCGCTGGGCGGCGGCAAGGGCGGCATCATCTGCAACCCCAAGGAGATGTCCGAGGGCGAGAAGGAGCGGCTGGCCCGCGCGTACATTCGATCGGTCGGGCGCGAACTCGGCGTCCATCGCGACGTGCCCGCCCCGGATGTCTACACCACTCCCCAGATTATGGCCTGGATGATGGACGAGTACGAGACCATCGTCGGCCACAGTCACCCCGGCGTCATCACGGGTAAGCCCATCCCGCTCGGCGGCTCCGAAGGCCGCGGCGATGCGACGGCGCGCGGCGGCGTGTATTGCGTTCGCGAGGCGGCCAAGAAGCTGAAGATCGACCCCAGCAAGTCCTCCTATGCCATTCAGGGATTCGGCAACGCCGGCCAATACGCGGCGACGCTGCACAAGGAAATCCTCAAGGGCGGCACGCTCGTCGCGGTCAGCGACTCGCGCGGCGGTGTCATCAACAAGAAGGGAATCGACGCTTCGGCCATCGTCAAATACAAACTGGAAACCGGCAAGGTCGACGGATTCCCTGGCACCACGCCGATCAGCAATCAGGAGCTGTTGGAACTTGATGTCGACATTCTGTACCCGGCGGCCCTCGAGGGCGTGATCACCGGCGCCAACGCGGGCAACATCAAGGCCAAGCTGATCTGCGAATTGGCGAACGGACCCACCACGCCGGACGCCGACGCCATCCTGCATGGCAAAGGCGTCTTGATTCTGCCGGACTTCATGGCCAACGGCGGCGGCGTGACGGTCAGCTACTTCGAGCAGGTGCAGAATACGTCCAATTACTACTGGTCATTGGACGCCGTCCATTGCCAGCTCGACCGGCACATGACCGATGCGTTCGAATCCGTCTATTCGACGCGCGAGAAGGCGAAGGTGCACATGCGGCTGGCAGCGTACATGGTCGCGGTTACGCGCGTCGCCGAGGCCTGCAAACTCCGCGGCTGGGTCTAA
- a CDS encoding DUF1553 domain-containing protein: MPIGNRICTGVGLACAALVGASLLLADEVPDQRVPDFTYSRPQGPPKILPALPHERPKPPEIRFGVFKPFNAIDHFVLKELQERKIKPAGICDDGDFARRSSLDLVGVIPTATDLKRYLAWPQKERRTKWVDFLLAQSQYADHWTIFWGDLLREQGRVPGTPPDSLKGFLRQCLTENRPYDEWVRELITASGPSDENPATAFILRDRADPDFLTISITQGFMGIQLKCAQCHDHPFDWWTHRQFKDMNGFWLGTRPRFYRMETMETRRGTMDRPLLGVESRERRAAGVFVTGATSEKGEGRDGLADLLTRRDNPFFARVTVNRLWDKLMGIGLVNPVDNFSALNPASHPKLLDWLALEFIDSGYDLKHILRLIATSRTYQQTTRRDIKRLPPPRKVGPSDDQNEVVPGALYECMLLRRMSAEQIHDSILAATGRYFGDRRFFQPAIEKSNPPPPRDFLRIFGSTDRDTLLPRPQTPTIQQSLTMLNGDFLNQAVRIHPEHPIRYWERQGMSAADCVDALFLQILTRPPTGDERRWALSYIGEGTREWAWEDLQWALFNTREFQFIR, encoded by the coding sequence GTGCCGATCGGAAATCGCATATGCACCGGTGTGGGGTTGGCGTGCGCCGCGCTCGTTGGTGCATCACTATTATTGGCGGATGAAGTACCCGACCAGCGAGTGCCCGACTTCACGTACTCCCGACCCCAGGGTCCCCCGAAAATCCTCCCGGCGCTGCCACACGAGCGCCCCAAACCTCCGGAGATTCGCTTCGGCGTCTTCAAACCGTTCAACGCCATTGATCACTTTGTTCTAAAGGAACTCCAAGAACGGAAGATCAAGCCGGCGGGAATTTGTGACGACGGCGACTTTGCCCGGCGATCGAGCCTCGATCTGGTCGGCGTGATCCCCACGGCGACAGACCTGAAGCGGTATCTGGCGTGGCCGCAGAAGGAGCGACGAACGAAGTGGGTGGATTTCCTGCTCGCGCAATCGCAGTACGCCGATCACTGGACCATCTTCTGGGGCGACCTGCTTCGCGAACAGGGCCGCGTCCCCGGGACGCCGCCGGATTCGCTCAAGGGATTTCTTCGCCAATGCCTAACGGAAAACCGGCCGTACGACGAGTGGGTCCGCGAGTTGATTACGGCCAGCGGTCCGTCGGATGAGAACCCGGCAACGGCCTTCATCCTCCGCGATCGCGCGGACCCCGATTTCCTGACCATCTCCATCACTCAAGGCTTCATGGGCATCCAACTCAAGTGCGCCCAGTGCCACGACCATCCTTTCGACTGGTGGACCCACCGGCAATTCAAGGACATGAACGGGTTCTGGTTGGGCACTCGGCCACGGTTTTATCGCATGGAGACGATGGAGACTCGTCGCGGCACGATGGACCGACCGCTCCTCGGCGTCGAGTCGCGCGAGCGCCGGGCTGCCGGCGTCTTCGTGACCGGAGCGACATCGGAGAAAGGTGAGGGTCGTGATGGTCTCGCCGATCTCCTGACTCGGCGAGACAACCCATTCTTTGCGCGAGTCACGGTGAATCGTTTATGGGACAAGCTGATGGGAATCGGCCTGGTGAACCCGGTCGATAACTTCAGCGCGCTGAATCCGGCGTCGCACCCGAAATTGCTCGACTGGCTGGCGCTGGAATTCATCGATAGTGGCTACGACCTCAAGCATATCCTGCGATTGATCGCTACCTCGCGAACATACCAGCAGACGACGCGCCGCGACATCAAGCGGCTGCCCCCGCCGCGAAAAGTCGGCCCGTCCGACGATCAGAACGAAGTCGTGCCCGGCGCTCTCTATGAGTGCATGCTGCTCCGGCGGATGAGTGCCGAGCAGATTCACGACTCCATCCTCGCTGCGACCGGTCGGTACTTCGGCGACCGGCGCTTCTTCCAACCGGCGATCGAAAAGTCCAACCCCCCGCCGCCGCGCGATTTCCTGCGGATCTTCGGATCGACCGACCGCGATACGCTGCTTCCGCGTCCTCAGACGCCGACGATCCAGCAATCGCTGACGATGTTGAACGGCGACTTCCTCAATCAGGCCGTCCGCATCCACCCTGAGCATCCCATCCGGTACTGGGAGCGGCAGGGAATGAGCGCCGCCGATTGTGTAGATGCCCTCTTTCTGCAAATCCTCACCCGCCCGCCGACGGGCGACGAGCGCCGCTGGGCACTTTCGTACATCGGCGAGGGCACGCGCGAGTGGGCGTGGGAAGACCTGCAGTGGGCGCTATTCAATACGCGGGAGTTTCAGTTCATCCGTTAG
- a CDS encoding DUF1501 domain-containing protein yields the protein MKCDGCESYWRMTRRQLLGRALGAGGAAFLGLLDPAILFAKPRKGQRTADSVILLWMGGGMSHIDTFDPQPGSEFGGPYEAIATASDEIRISQHLPRLAKEFKDISLIRSLTGSEFDHDRATYVLHTGYPPLSSMKHSTLGSIVAKYKGPPRDECLPPYVSIGIDWAAGYLGPEYAPYYVGAAQQANANLVVPQGIGQARFNDRLRLLRELDKSFERKHPGNAAMAAYAQNYNAALLMMRPQTAKVFDLDDEPQVVREAYGKDSGFGQGCLLARRLVQSGVRFVEVALGGWDTHQDNFERVKQLSTELDVAVSTLIQDLRAKQLNERTIVLLTSEFGRTPRINGNNGRDHWPRVWSAVIGGGGLAGGRLIGRSDLGQEVADRPIRVGDLHATLCEALGIDYSQSNYAPDKRPFRIVKDETAAPIKELFAS from the coding sequence ATGAAATGTGACGGGTGTGAGAGTTATTGGCGGATGACGCGGCGCCAATTGCTGGGCCGCGCGCTCGGAGCGGGCGGCGCGGCCTTTCTGGGCCTTCTCGATCCCGCCATTCTCTTCGCCAAGCCGCGCAAGGGTCAGCGGACCGCCGACTCCGTCATTCTTCTATGGATGGGCGGCGGGATGAGCCACATCGACACCTTCGACCCGCAGCCCGGAAGCGAGTTCGGCGGGCCGTACGAGGCGATCGCCACCGCCTCCGACGAGATTCGTATTTCGCAACACCTGCCCCGCCTGGCCAAAGAATTCAAAGACATCTCGCTGATCCGCAGCCTGACCGGCAGCGAATTTGACCATGATCGCGCGACTTATGTCCTGCACACCGGCTATCCCCCGCTGTCGAGCATGAAGCATTCGACGCTCGGCTCGATCGTCGCGAAGTACAAGGGCCCGCCTCGCGACGAGTGCCTGCCGCCGTACGTCTCGATCGGGATCGACTGGGCCGCCGGCTATCTGGGTCCCGAGTACGCCCCCTACTACGTCGGTGCGGCACAGCAGGCCAATGCGAATCTCGTCGTGCCTCAGGGCATCGGTCAGGCGCGATTCAATGACCGACTTCGGCTCTTGCGCGAATTGGATAAGTCCTTTGAGCGTAAACACCCCGGCAACGCGGCGATGGCTGCGTACGCTCAGAATTACAACGCGGCCCTGCTCATGATGCGCCCGCAGACCGCCAAGGTGTTCGATCTGGATGACGAGCCCCAAGTCGTTCGAGAAGCCTATGGCAAGGACTCCGGCTTCGGACAGGGATGCCTGCTCGCCCGCCGCCTCGTCCAGTCCGGTGTGCGTTTCGTGGAAGTCGCGCTGGGGGGCTGGGACACGCATCAGGACAACTTTGAGCGCGTAAAGCAACTTTCCACCGAACTCGACGTCGCCGTCAGCACCCTGATCCAGGACCTGCGGGCCAAGCAGCTCAATGAGCGGACGATCGTCCTGCTCACCAGCGAGTTCGGCCGCACCCCGCGGATCAACGGCAACAACGGCCGCGATCACTGGCCGCGCGTCTGGAGCGCGGTCATCGGCGGCGGCGGGCTCGCCGGCGGGCGCCTCATCGGCCGCAGCGATCTGGGACAGGAAGTCGCCGACCGGCCGATCCGCGTGGGCGATTTGCACGCGACGCTCTGCGAAGCGCTCGGCATCGATTATTCACAATCCAACTACGCTCCGGACAAGCGGCCGTTTCGCATCGTCAAAGACGAGACGGCGGCGCCGATCAAGGAACTCTTCGCGTCCTAG
- a CDS encoding M28 family peptidase → MTCGPVVVLAFCVAAFAPAARATPPGALISSQVDSPTYQHYLEDLLYTHLGDNRGNGPQHDLARTNIVSTLQSFGLTVALEPFVYLSVTYYNVVATQPGTDTPGQVIVVGAHFDSVNNPGADDNATGTALVMETARILSQHRATRTIRYCLFDREEQGRRGSIAYVAAHPGETVLAVTADMIGHDSGAFGTDLYGRTTSSVVVNGLASAITTYGNHLSPFVNLGNYSFSDHWSFESAGIPSVVAIERCYTCNANYHTPNDAVDIAPGYISYPLATEVVKSFVGYLVDTVPVALWGDSDNDADVDAADLAAFRSCYGAGMTPVCRAFDRDMDGDVDCSDWPSFRLAYFSSSGMTPALSDDEFVEVLLGNDTNAADVCIADMNLDGTVDGRDVAAQVAADLGN, encoded by the coding sequence TTGACCTGTGGGCCAGTCGTCGTGTTGGCGTTCTGCGTTGCCGCATTTGCGCCTGCCGCCAGGGCCACCCCGCCCGGAGCGCTCATCTCCAGCCAGGTCGATTCGCCGACCTATCAGCACTACTTGGAAGACCTGCTATACACGCACCTCGGGGACAACCGCGGCAACGGTCCGCAACACGACCTCGCCCGGACCAACATCGTTAGCACGCTGCAATCGTTCGGCCTGACCGTTGCATTGGAGCCGTTCGTGTACCTGAGTGTCACCTATTACAACGTCGTCGCCACGCAGCCGGGCACCGATACGCCGGGCCAGGTCATCGTCGTCGGGGCGCACTTCGACAGCGTGAACAACCCCGGCGCCGATGACAACGCGACCGGCACGGCCCTGGTCATGGAGACGGCGCGGATTCTTTCGCAGCACCGCGCGACGCGCACGATCCGCTACTGTCTCTTTGACCGCGAAGAACAAGGCCGGCGCGGCAGCATCGCCTACGTCGCCGCCCACCCGGGCGAGACGGTCCTCGCCGTTACCGCCGATATGATCGGCCACGACAGCGGGGCATTCGGAACGGATCTCTACGGCCGGACCACTTCGTCAGTGGTGGTCAACGGCCTCGCCTCCGCGATTACCACCTACGGCAATCATCTCAGCCCCTTCGTCAACCTCGGCAACTACAGCTTCAGCGACCACTGGTCCTTCGAATCGGCGGGCATCCCTTCCGTCGTCGCCATCGAGCGCTGCTACACCTGCAATGCCAACTACCACACGCCGAACGACGCGGTCGATATTGCCCCGGGATACATCTCGTACCCGCTTGCGACCGAGGTCGTGAAATCCTTCGTCGGATACCTGGTGGACACCGTCCCGGTCGCGCTCTGGGGCGACAGCGACAACGACGCGGACGTGGATGCGGCGGACCTCGCGGCCTTTCGAAGTTGCTATGGGGCCGGCATGACGCCGGTTTGCCGCGCTTTTGATCGCGACATGGACGGCGACGTGGATTGCAGCGACTGGCCGAGCTTCCGATTGGCGTATTTTTCCAGTTCGGGAATGACGCCGGCCCTCTCGGACGACGAATTCGTCGAGGTTCTGCTGGGCAACGACACCAACGCCGCGGACGTTTGCATCGCCGACATGAACCTCGACGGCACGGTGGACGGCCGCGACGTCGCGGCCCAAGTCGCAGCGGATCTAGGCAACTAG
- a CDS encoding IS5 family transposase (programmed frameshift): MAKPLVDDGLWAIVEPLLPQWKPNPKGGQPRKSDRLCLAGIIFVLKTGIGWEHFPQEMGCSGMTLWNRLAEWQRAGVWKRIHRVLLAQLNGADLLDWSRAAVDSGTIRAVGGGEKTGPNPTDRRKPGSKHHLATEGGGLPLAFTLTAANRHDVTQLIPLVDAIEPVKGKSGRPRRRPDLLYADRAYDSHAHRMALWSRGIAPQIAHRNTEHGSGLGKRRWVVERTISWLRQFRRLRIRYDRRADIHTAFLTLGCALICWRRLKNGYF, encoded by the exons ATGGCCAAGCCTCTCGTCGACGACGGACTCTGGGCAATTGTCGAGCCCTTACTACCCCAGTGGAAGCCGAACCCCAAGGGCGGGCAGCCGCGCAAGAGCGACCGGCTCTGTCTGGCCGGGATCATCTTCGTGCTCAAGACCGGCATCGGCTGGGAGCACTTCCCGCAGGAGATGGGTTGCTCCGGCATGACGCTGTGGAATCGTCTGGCCGAATGGCAACGGGCCGGCGTTTGGAAGCGAATCCACCGCGTGCTCTTGGCCCAGCTGAATGGCGCCGACCTCCTCGACTGGTCGCGTGCCGCGGTCGACAGTGGCACGATTCGCGCGGTCGGGG GGGGCGAAAAAACCGGCCCCAATCCAACGGATCGCCGCAAGCCCGGCAGCAAGCATCATCTCGCCACGGAGGGCGGCGGCCTCCCCTTGGCCTTCACGCTTACCGCGGCGAACCGCCATGATGTCACGCAACTGATTCCCCTGGTCGATGCCATTGAACCCGTGAAGGGCAAGTCGGGTCGTCCGCGCCGACGGCCGGACCTGTTGTATGCCGACCGCGCCTACGACTCGCACGCCCATCGCATGGCCTTGTGGTCGCGCGGCATCGCGCCGCAGATTGCGCATCGAAATACCGAGCACGGCAGTGGATTGGGCAAACGTCGCTGGGTCGTGGAACGAACGATCAGTTGGCTGCGCCAATTCCGACGCCTTCGAATTCGCTATGATCGTCGCGCTGACATCCATACGGCATTTCTCACACTGGGCTGCGCCTTGATCTGTTGGCGACGATTAAAGAATGGGTACTTTTAG
- a CDS encoding DNA-processing protein DprA, with protein sequence MVVAELRTVELLGGLNETERKHAPRVLFTAGDLRLLRRGPRISVIGSSKASPDGLTKARLIANLIVTRGGVVISGLAEGIDTAAHVAALEAKGSTVAVIGTSLCRGRCSPDRPTGGRRNISPILGPPNRIRHTKSSVAAEFPS encoded by the coding sequence ATGGTCGTTGCCGAACTTCGAACAGTAGAGCTCTTGGGGGGCTTGAATGAGACGGAACGAAAGCACGCCCCCAGGGTACTCTTCACGGCCGGCGACCTAAGGCTCCTGCGTCGGGGCCCCCGTATCTCCGTCATCGGATCCAGTAAAGCATCTCCCGACGGCCTTACCAAAGCCCGTCTTATCGCCAATCTCATCGTGACTCGCGGAGGAGTGGTGATCAGTGGTTTGGCCGAGGGCATCGACACGGCGGCCCATGTCGCGGCGCTGGAGGCCAAAGGCTCCACTGTTGCCGTCATTGGAACGTCGCTGTGCCGAGGAAGATGCTCTCCGGATCGGCCTACCGGGGGCCGACGCAACATAAGCCCGATTCTGGGGCCGCCAAACAGGATCCGACACACCAAATCCTCGGTGGCCGCTGAATTCCCAAGTTAG
- a CDS encoding ABC transporter ATP-binding protein encodes MAESNEILLDVDALVSGYSKKQVLGGVSMNVARGEIVAIIGHNGAGKSTLLKAIFGMIPIWKGHVYYNGQAIGKPKPREMIHAGVAYVPQGNRVFGDLTVRENLQVAGATLSDNRVRQAGLERALIEYPVLEPRLRQRAATLSGGEKQVLALAMSLVLSPLMILLDEPSLGLAPPLANEALHRIQTLSRDHGVSILIVEQKVRQVLRIAHRVYALRNGAISFSGPTALLNDDDKLREVYL; translated from the coding sequence TTGGCTGAGAGTAACGAAATCCTCCTCGACGTGGACGCGCTCGTGTCGGGCTACAGCAAGAAGCAGGTGCTCGGCGGCGTGAGCATGAACGTCGCCCGCGGCGAGATCGTAGCGATCATCGGCCACAACGGTGCGGGGAAATCCACGTTGCTCAAAGCCATCTTCGGCATGATCCCAATCTGGAAGGGACACGTTTATTATAACGGCCAAGCCATCGGGAAACCAAAACCCAGGGAGATGATCCACGCGGGTGTTGCCTACGTGCCGCAAGGCAACCGAGTCTTCGGCGACCTGACGGTCCGCGAAAACCTTCAGGTCGCCGGCGCCACTCTGTCGGACAACCGCGTTCGTCAAGCGGGGCTCGAACGTGCATTGATTGAGTATCCGGTGCTCGAGCCGCGACTGAGGCAGCGCGCGGCCACGCTCTCGGGCGGCGAGAAGCAAGTGCTCGCCCTGGCCATGTCGCTTGTCCTGTCGCCTTTAATGATCCTGCTGGATGAGCCTTCGCTTGGGCTGGCCCCTCCATTGGCCAACGAAGCGCTGCATCGCATCCAGACCCTAAGCCGAGATCATGGCGTGTCGATTCTGATCGTCGAGCAGAAGGTCCGCCAAGTGCTGAGGATCGCCCATCGCGTGTACGCCTTGCGGAACGGGGCAATTTCGTTTAGCGGACCGACCGCCTTGCTAAATGACGATGATAAGCTGCGCGAAGTCTATCTTTGA
- a CDS encoding ABC transporter ATP-binding protein, protein MESLRCVNIRKSFDGTAVLDIAALSLPLSGFVAIIGPNGAGKTTLLNVVTGFMRPDEGKIFLDDVELTRLAPHRIVQAGLARTFQELRLISLISVLENVMLARQCQKGERLWRALTRIGVGANERANKERAMELLEFVGLAEKAHDMAGTLSYGQQKILTLACCIATDARILFLDEPVAGVHSQMAEKILGLLQTLHDDGKLVFFIEHDIPAVRQIAERVIVMDHGVVIADGPPHEVLERPEILEAYVG, encoded by the coding sequence ATGGAATCGTTGCGTTGCGTGAATATCCGGAAATCGTTTGACGGCACAGCAGTGCTAGACATTGCCGCTCTGTCCCTACCGCTCAGTGGTTTTGTTGCCATCATCGGTCCTAATGGCGCAGGTAAGACGACCCTACTGAATGTCGTCACAGGGTTTATGCGCCCCGATGAAGGAAAGATCTTCCTCGACGACGTGGAGTTGACTCGTTTGGCCCCGCACCGCATCGTGCAGGCCGGTCTCGCGCGAACCTTTCAAGAGCTTCGTCTGATCAGTTTGATTAGTGTCCTCGAAAACGTGATGCTCGCCCGGCAATGCCAAAAGGGCGAACGGCTTTGGCGCGCCCTAACGCGCATCGGGGTAGGCGCCAACGAGCGGGCGAATAAAGAACGTGCGATGGAACTGCTCGAGTTTGTGGGGTTGGCAGAGAAAGCGCACGATATGGCAGGCACTCTCTCGTATGGTCAACAGAAAATCCTTACGCTCGCCTGTTGCATTGCCACTGATGCTCGAATCCTATTCCTCGATGAACCGGTAGCAGGTGTGCACTCGCAAATGGCGGAGAAGATTCTCGGCTTGTTGCAGACCTTGCACGACGACGGCAAGCTGGTTTTCTTCATCGAGCATGATATTCCGGCCGTCAGGCAGATTGCCGAGCGGGTCATTGTAATGGACCACGGCGTCGTGATCGCGGACGGACCGCCGCATGAGGTCCTGGAGCGTCCGGAGATTCTGGAGGCGTACGTTGGCTGA
- a CDS encoding branched-chain amino acid ABC transporter permease — protein MEFLLHVAVVVSIYAILAMSLDLMVGHAGLLSITQAGFYGLGAYTAGLLGLYVGLPFGVACLLSMIVGAILSQIIALASVRVHDDYFVLATFAFQMILFAMFNNFQVVTQGPLGISGIPRPTVFGWAVSSHADFLVLSGAFAVMAHFIVRRITTSQLGRILRGIREDESFTQSLGRDTVRAKLVAVAVSAALASLAGSLYAHYITYIDPTSFTVMESILVLSMVIIGGAGSMWGPLVGAIVLVTLPEALRFLGLPTAAAANLRQIIYGALLVFIMMVRPKGLVGRYAFRR, from the coding sequence ATGGAATTCCTTCTTCACGTTGCCGTTGTCGTAAGTATTTACGCGATACTCGCGATGTCCTTGGATCTGATGGTCGGGCACGCCGGGCTACTCTCGATCACTCAAGCCGGATTCTATGGCTTAGGAGCGTACACTGCGGGTTTGCTTGGGCTTTATGTTGGTCTGCCGTTCGGCGTCGCGTGCTTGCTCTCGATGATTGTTGGAGCAATCCTGTCGCAGATAATCGCGCTCGCGTCGGTGCGTGTGCATGACGATTACTTCGTGTTGGCAACGTTTGCATTTCAAATGATCTTGTTTGCTATGTTCAACAACTTTCAAGTGGTTACACAAGGGCCGCTTGGAATCTCGGGAATTCCGCGACCTACTGTATTTGGTTGGGCTGTGTCATCGCACGCCGACTTTCTAGTGCTTTCCGGCGCATTCGCAGTAATGGCGCACTTTATTGTTCGCCGGATCACGACCAGTCAGTTGGGTAGAATCCTACGTGGTATCCGTGAGGATGAGAGCTTTACTCAGTCTCTCGGCAGAGACACGGTAAGGGCCAAGCTTGTGGCAGTTGCGGTTAGTGCCGCCTTGGCATCTTTAGCTGGGAGCCTTTATGCCCACTACATCACGTATATCGATCCGACAAGCTTCACGGTGATGGAGTCAATCTTGGTGTTGTCGATGGTAATCATCGGCGGCGCTGGGAGCATGTGGGGGCCCTTGGTGGGGGCGATCGTACTCGTGACGCTACCCGAGGCATTGCGCTTTCTCGGCCTCCCTACTGCCGCCGCGGCGAACCTCCGTCAGATTATTTACGGGGCGCTGCTGGTGTTCATTATGATGGTCCGGCCAAAAGGGCTCGTCGGACGCTATGCTTTTAGGCGGTGA
- a CDS encoding branched-chain amino acid ABC transporter permease yields the protein MFIQLLFNGLVVGSSCVLLGIGLNLSYLGSGFFNISYGSVLVLAAYTFCTAHQEMQLGIVPSSLLAAVSAIAMAIAQERIVFEPLRRLSASSQILLLCSIALLIIVQNGISLIFGDQARNVQGPEVGEGLTFLPLRVMPLQIATMVTATTVAVFAWVFLKYAETGKQIRALASDSELSAVVGIHRARLRLLSGSLGAITATLSAVLATCENGAEPAMGFNAALLGVVTLVVGGVGSIGGAVLAGLFLGIVRQLAIGWFPGQWQDGIVFIILFLFVLIRPQGLLGSPARRKAT from the coding sequence ATGTTCATCCAACTCCTATTCAACGGATTGGTCGTTGGTTCTAGCTGCGTTTTGCTCGGGATCGGGCTCAACCTGTCTTACCTCGGGAGCGGCTTCTTTAATATCAGCTACGGATCTGTGCTCGTTTTAGCGGCGTACACATTTTGCACAGCGCACCAAGAAATGCAACTTGGCATCGTCCCAAGTTCGCTCCTTGCAGCCGTAAGCGCGATTGCAATGGCCATAGCACAAGAGAGAATCGTTTTTGAGCCGCTCCGGCGATTATCAGCATCATCTCAGATTCTGCTTCTCTGCTCAATTGCCCTCTTGATAATAGTGCAGAATGGAATTTCACTCATTTTTGGCGATCAGGCCCGGAACGTTCAAGGCCCAGAGGTGGGGGAAGGACTTACGTTTTTGCCGCTCCGCGTCATGCCGCTGCAGATCGCCACGATGGTGACAGCTACAACCGTAGCAGTTTTTGCCTGGGTCTTTCTTAAATATGCGGAAACTGGAAAGCAGATTAGAGCACTCGCAAGTGACAGTGAACTTTCGGCCGTCGTTGGCATCCATCGCGCAAGGCTCAGATTGCTGAGCGGGTCTCTTGGCGCGATAACAGCCACGCTGTCCGCTGTCCTCGCGACCTGCGAAAACGGTGCGGAGCCAGCAATGGGGTTCAATGCAGCCCTACTAGGTGTGGTTACCTTGGTGGTTGGCGGAGTTGGAAGCATCGGAGGGGCGGTTTTAGCGGGACTCTTTCTGGGTATAGTGCGGCAGCTCGCTATTGGCTGGTTTCCAGGTCAGTGGCAGGATGGTATCGTTTTCATAATCTTATTTCTCTTTGTGCTCATACGGCCTCAAGGGCTTCTCGGGAGTCCGGCTAGGCGGAAGGCGACCTAG